A DNA window from bacterium contains the following coding sequences:
- a CDS encoding T9SS type A sorting domain-containing protein produces MNKLKFVVGVFALTLIVGFGATKANAWCDPLDIYCGFTITADIWSQHDDVSRYRHLGSSSDYCTPGPDSSRWRGRSDIYRIHNPGDPFTLTLDWEDDPNSLLDDLVLVVLEDCDANRCIGSDYHTLEFSTANGNAIVDDDANGIWVIVDSRTDIHKEYTLSAYCGDFPFAVELMSFSASRSADGIALNWSTASETDNDRFEVSRRDLTGDDWMTVAVVNGQGNSAARHDYSFVDRNINNSGYSYELAGYDVNGVRQVFGTVEVEAATPVAPVLESYELVGNYPNPFNPTTNIRFALANATEVQLTVYDIAGREVADLVNGMVEAGVHDIEFDASGLSSGVYFAQLRGAFGSDVMKMVLMK; encoded by the coding sequence ATGAACAAGCTGAAATTTGTTGTAGGAGTATTTGCACTGACCCTGATTGTGGGTTTCGGTGCCACAAAAGCAAATGCCTGGTGCGACCCGCTGGATATCTACTGCGGGTTCACGATCACGGCAGATATTTGGTCACAGCATGATGACGTTTCGCGTTATCGGCACCTGGGCAGCAGCTCGGACTATTGCACACCGGGCCCGGACTCGTCGCGCTGGCGCGGCCGCTCGGATATCTACCGTATTCACAACCCCGGCGATCCGTTCACGCTGACGCTGGATTGGGAGGATGACCCCAACTCGCTGCTCGATGACCTCGTGTTGGTCGTTCTGGAAGATTGCGACGCCAATCGCTGCATCGGTTCGGACTATCACACGCTGGAGTTCTCGACGGCCAATGGCAATGCAATCGTGGACGACGACGCCAACGGCATTTGGGTTATCGTGGACAGCCGCACCGACATTCACAAGGAATACACGTTGAGCGCATACTGCGGCGACTTCCCGTTCGCCGTGGAGCTGATGTCGTTCTCAGCGAGCCGCAGCGCCGATGGCATCGCGCTGAACTGGAGCACCGCCTCGGAAACGGACAACGACCGCTTTGAAGTTTCGCGCCGTGATCTGACCGGCGACGACTGGATGACCGTGGCCGTTGTCAACGGTCAAGGGAACAGCGCAGCGCGTCACGACTACTCGTTCGTGGATCGCAACATCAACAACTCGGGCTATTCGTACGAATTGGCCGGCTACGATGTGAACGGCGTCCGTCAGGTGTTCGGCACCGTCGAAGTTGAAGCCGCGACCCCCGTCGCGCCGGTGCTGGAGTCGTATGAACTGGTCGGTAACTACCCGAATCCGTTCAATCCGACGACGAACATTCGCTTTGCGCTGGCGAACGCCACGGAAGTGCAGTTGACGGTGTATGACATCGCGGGTCGTGAAGTCGCCGACCTCGTGAACGGCATGGTTGAAGCCGGCGTGCATGACATCGAGTTCGACGCAAGCGGTCTGTCCTCGGGCGTCTACTTCGCACAGTTGCGCGGCGCTTTTGGCAGCGACGTGATGAAGATGGTGTTGATGAAGTAA